From the genome of Canis lupus familiaris isolate Mischka breed German Shepherd chromosome 8, alternate assembly UU_Cfam_GSD_1.0, whole genome shotgun sequence, one region includes:
- the WDR20 gene encoding WD repeat-containing protein 20 isoform X18, translating to MATEGGGKEMNEIKTQFTTREGLYKLLPHSEYSRPNRVPFNSQGSNPVRVSFVNLNDQSGNGDRLCFNVGRELYFYIYKGVRKENEAQLNLKSCHSEKGLIKLFDRTDAISSKHFKICPSILPFIISSNLDSIPVRLLT from the exons ATGGCgacggagggaggagggaaggagatgaACGAGATTAAGACCCAATTCACCACTCGGGAAGGTCTGTACAAGCTGCTGCCGCACTCGGAGTACAGCCGGCCCAACCGGGTGCCCTTCAACTCGCAGGGATCCAACCCCGTCCGCGTCTCCTTCGTAAACCTCAACGACCAGTCCGGCAACGGCGACCGCCTCTGCTTCAATGTGGGCCGGGAGCTCTACTTCTATATCTACAAGGGGGTCCGCAAG GAAAATGAAGCACAACTGAATCTAAAGAGCTGTCATAGTGAGAAGGGACTGATCAAGCTTTTTGATCGCACGGATGCCATATCCTCCAAGCATTTCAAGATCTGCCCCAGCATTTTGCCATTTATTATCTCATCGAATCTTGATAGCATTCCTGTGAG
- the WDR20 gene encoding WD repeat-containing protein 20 isoform X13 — MATEGGGKEMNEIKTQFTTREGLYKLLPHSEYSRPNRVPFNSQGSNPVRVSFVNLNDQSGNGDRLCFNVGRELYFYIYKGVRKMASSWHA; from the coding sequence ATGGCgacggagggaggagggaaggagatgaACGAGATTAAGACCCAATTCACCACTCGGGAAGGTCTGTACAAGCTGCTGCCGCACTCGGAGTACAGCCGGCCCAACCGGGTGCCCTTCAACTCGCAGGGATCCAACCCCGTCCGCGTCTCCTTCGTAAACCTCAACGACCAGTCCGGCAACGGCGACCGCCTCTGCTTCAATGTGGGCCGGGAGCTCTACTTCTATATCTACAAGGGGGTCCGCAAG
- the WDR20 gene encoding WD repeat-containing protein 20 isoform X17 encodes MATEGGGKEMNEIKTQFTTREGLYKLLPHSEYSRPNRVPFNSQGSNPVRVSFVNLNDQSGNGDRLCFNVGRELYFYIYKGVRKENEAQLNLKSCHSEKGLIKLFDRTDAISSKHFKICPSILPFIISSNLDSIPVRYKKASSFHS; translated from the exons ATGGCgacggagggaggagggaaggagatgaACGAGATTAAGACCCAATTCACCACTCGGGAAGGTCTGTACAAGCTGCTGCCGCACTCGGAGTACAGCCGGCCCAACCGGGTGCCCTTCAACTCGCAGGGATCCAACCCCGTCCGCGTCTCCTTCGTAAACCTCAACGACCAGTCCGGCAACGGCGACCGCCTCTGCTTCAATGTGGGCCGGGAGCTCTACTTCTATATCTACAAGGGGGTCCGCAAG GAAAATGAAGCACAACTGAATCTAAAGAGCTGTCATAGTGAGAAGGGACTGATCAAGCTTTTTGATCGCACGGATGCCATATCCTCCAAGCATTTCAAGATCTGCCCCAGCATTTTGCCATTTATTATCTCATCGAATCTTGATAGCATTCCTGTGAGGTACAAGAAAGCATCTTCTTTTCACAGTTGA
- the WDR20 gene encoding WD repeat-containing protein 20 isoform X14, whose product MATEGGGKEMNEIKTQFTTREGLYKLLPHSEYSRPNRVPFNSQGSNPVRVSFVNLNDQSGNGDRLCFNVGRELYFYIYKGVRKTIP is encoded by the coding sequence ATGGCgacggagggaggagggaaggagatgaACGAGATTAAGACCCAATTCACCACTCGGGAAGGTCTGTACAAGCTGCTGCCGCACTCGGAGTACAGCCGGCCCAACCGGGTGCCCTTCAACTCGCAGGGATCCAACCCCGTCCGCGTCTCCTTCGTAAACCTCAACGACCAGTCCGGCAACGGCGACCGCCTCTGCTTCAATGTGGGCCGGGAGCTCTACTTCTATATCTACAAGGGGGTCCGCAAG